The Microbacterium maritypicum genome contains a region encoding:
- a CDS encoding hotdog fold thioesterase: MSDVATSEGLDWATARGMGALAEKMGMEFVEFSVDRCVATMPVEGNTQPVGLMHGGAYVVLGESLGSMAANLHAGAGRLAVGVDINATHTRSATSGVVTGVCTPVHLGRSITVHEIVVTDDQGRRCSTIRITNMIKDLPAGR, from the coding sequence ATGAGCGACGTCGCGACGAGCGAGGGACTCGACTGGGCCACAGCCCGCGGAATGGGCGCTCTGGCCGAGAAGATGGGCATGGAGTTCGTCGAATTCAGCGTCGACCGCTGCGTCGCGACGATGCCGGTCGAGGGCAACACGCAGCCTGTCGGACTCATGCACGGCGGCGCCTACGTGGTCCTCGGGGAATCCCTCGGATCGATGGCGGCCAATCTGCACGCCGGTGCCGGACGGCTCGCCGTCGGCGTCGACATCAACGCGACGCACACGCGTTCGGCGACGTCGGGCGTCGTCACCGGCGTCTGCACCCCTGTCCACCTGGGACGCAGCATCACCGTGCACGAAATCGTGGTGACCGACGATCAGGGGCGACGTTGCTCCACGATCCGCATCACCAACATGATCAAGGACCTTCCCGCCGGGCGCTGA